A single genomic interval of Pomacea canaliculata isolate SZHN2017 linkage group LG5, ASM307304v1, whole genome shotgun sequence harbors:
- the LOC112565154 gene encoding ribonuclease P protein subunit p25-like protein, which yields MENYTKGEVKEVEDPFPFRVEDSLQMRVTAGSKIRNLMGFGLKNMTEKNTRQITWNGSGAAVSKTISCAEIMKRKIKGLHQITKIRYRRVEEYWTPKVKGLEVLKVNRDIPAISILLSKDPLDSSEPGYQPPGNFETFWQEKRGGEKAHSGEHHRPQQKSTASHEMQASKRKRRKPYKDNSSAAVQASTTKSQTTKQNTNITKETDHSEKDAESLANRQSERDYDTETKESMDISEDAQAR from the exons ATGGAGAATTACACAAAAGGAGAGGTGAAAGAGGTAGAGGATCCATTTCCTTTTCGTGTGGAAGATTCTCTCCAGATGCGGGTAACAGCTGGAAGTAAAATCAGAAACCTGATGGGTTTTGGACTGAAAAATATGACAGAGAAAAATACTCGACAGATCACATGGAATGGCTCAGGAGCTGCTGTTTCAAAGACTATTTCTTGTGCAGAGatcatgaaaaggaaaataaag ggcCTACATCAGATTACAAAAATCCGTTACAGAAG AGTTGAGGAATACTGGACACCAAAGGTCAAGGGACTTGAAGT CCTTAAAGTAAACCGTGACATACCAGCAATCTCCATCCTTCTTTCAAAAGACCCATTGGACTCCAGTGAACCAGG TTATCAGCCTCCAGGGAACTTTGAGACATTCTGGCAGGAAAAGAGAGGTGGTGAGAAAGCACATTCAGGAGAGCACCACAGACCTCAGCAGAAATCTACAGCAAGCCATGAAATGCAAGCCTCTAAAAGGAAACGTAGAAAACCATATAAAGACAATTCGTCGGCTGCAGTTCAAGCTAGTACTACAAAGAGTCAGACcacaaagcaaaatacaaacatcaccaagGAGACCGACCATTCTGAAAAAGATGCTGAATCATTAGCTAATAGACAAAGTGAAAGAGATTATGACACTGAGACAAAGGAGAGCATGGACATTTCTGAAGACGCTCAAGCAAGATGA